In the genome of Nocardioides seonyuensis, one region contains:
- a CDS encoding bifunctional DNA primase/polymerase encodes MSNSTSTGPRWSTGTMSRVAAAPSLVAAARRYASLGIPVFPCVTGGKQPLTPNGFHDASVSLATVERWWRRTPDANIGLPTGVTTGVLVVDVDVHGSGSGYEAFDCAHHKGLTQGWGWLVRTPSGGMHAYYPTARDEQRCWQVPGAHIDFRGDGGYVIAPPSRLEVRGKPTPYEVIAVSERKPMPLDAAKLRLFLDPPKQTRQACTPLPPLGTRPERLAKWMATQPEGGRNQGLFWAACRLVEDGHPIEFTIATLGPAGVQAGLPQPEVESTIVSAYRTAVPRPRVSRPGPTPVSEAIAQ; translated from the coding sequence ATGTCCAACTCGACGTCCACAGGCCCCCGATGGTCTACGGGCACCATGTCCCGTGTTGCAGCGGCTCCGTCGCTGGTTGCCGCAGCGCGCCGGTACGCGAGCCTCGGCATCCCGGTCTTCCCCTGCGTCACGGGCGGCAAGCAGCCGCTGACCCCGAACGGTTTCCACGATGCGAGCGTCTCCCTCGCCACGGTCGAACGATGGTGGCGTCGTACACCTGACGCCAACATCGGGCTCCCCACCGGCGTCACCACTGGCGTGCTCGTGGTGGACGTCGACGTCCATGGCTCTGGGAGCGGGTACGAGGCCTTCGACTGCGCCCATCACAAGGGACTGACCCAAGGGTGGGGATGGCTGGTCCGCACACCCTCGGGCGGCATGCACGCCTACTATCCGACCGCCAGAGACGAACAGAGGTGCTGGCAGGTTCCAGGCGCACACATCGACTTCCGCGGCGACGGCGGGTACGTCATCGCGCCGCCCTCGCGCCTTGAGGTCCGCGGCAAGCCAACACCGTACGAGGTCATCGCAGTCTCCGAACGGAAGCCGATGCCGTTGGACGCGGCCAAGCTGCGCCTATTCCTCGACCCGCCCAAACAGACACGCCAAGCGTGCACCCCGCTTCCGCCCCTGGGCACGAGGCCGGAACGGTTGGCCAAGTGGATGGCCACGCAGCCCGAGGGCGGTCGCAACCAAGGGCTGTTCTGGGCGGCCTGTCGCCTCGTCGAAGACGGCCACCCGATCGAGTTCACCATTGCGACCCTGGGCCCGGCCGGTGTCCAGGCGGGTCTCCCCCAACCGGAGGTGGAGTCGACCATTGTCTCGGCGTACCGCACCGCCGTCCCGCGACCTCGGGTGAGCCGCCCGGGCCCTACCCCGGTGAGTGAAGCGATCGCGCAATGA